CATAATATTTGCTGGTTTCCTCTCTGCTTCATACTTCCTTAACAAATTTACCTGCAGAACAGCATAAATAAACAAGAAACAATCATATCACTTTTATATGTGACATGTATGTTCCTAATACAATAATCCTTAAGTTCCTGATATAAACATGTCTCATAAAAGAAGCGACATTCAGCAAAAAAGGTTCAATAACTAAGGCAATAAAAGGCAACTCTAATTCAAGCAAATTGACAGTGAAATTTCCTTTATAAATGTGTTATGTTTTTAACTATGAAAAACATCATTCGCATGTTCTCATTTCTATAATTCtattaattttgaaatatatAACTTAGAGTAAGAGCAACTAGTGCCATGAAGCTCCTACCATGGCAGGATCTAGAGAAGGGTCAAAGACTCAATTGCGCGTCTATTATAGGTAGTCTTATCTTGCATTTACACAAAGCTGATTACACGACACGAACTCCTACTCATAAGGCAGCAACTCCGATCATAGCATCAAAGCTCCCCTTTGAATATATAATTTTGACGACTTATTTTTTAGCTTTTATTTaattatgatttatttatttatcatgtaTTTGTAATCTTCAATACAACGGCCACTCACAATCTCTACCCTTCTTAGGTTGGCCACACTACAAGATTGATAACAACACTTTTTCTCCTTTCTTATAAAATCTTCTAGACACATGTAGAGTTCACAACAAGTGACAACTGGAATGAAAGGATTCAATTTTACATAAATATATTGCATTTAAATAGTTAATCAAGGAAACTCTTTATAATCTAACCAGCATATGACTCATGCTAGAAACACACGTACAAACTAGTACATACTGCATCTAGGGAGGGGAAAGGGTGAAGGCAGGATTTGATCCCCCATCTTTGCACATTCTAAGAGTCTATAATTTTATGTATATACCATGACAAAAAATTGGAAACATAACATACCTCTCCAATATCGCTGCCCAAAGCAATCCCCTCCGCAATAGTTCTTGAAAGGGAAAATGCATCTCCAAAACCCAAATTAACTCCTTGACCAGCAAGAGGATGGACAGTGTGTGCTGCATCTCCTATAAGAACCACGCGTTTTGATGCATAGGAATTGGCATGCCTTAAAGACAGAGGAAAGACCATTCTTTCAGATGCCAATCTTACTACTTTTGGAGGAATTTCAAAGAATTCGTTAGCTGATAGTGCTGCATCATTTCTAAACCAAGATAACACGTCTCGAGTTCCTAATAAGCTTGATGTAGGACGAGGTCCATATCCATCATCTAGAGCAGAATTCACATCCTTCAAAAAATCTTCCTCGGTAATTGATTTGCGGTTGTTTGACTCGGCTGGGCTCATGGTCCAAACAATATTGCTAAACTTATCACCCATGGGTAAAAGTGCAATTGGACCTGTAGGTAGAAAACGTTGCCATGCACATTGGTTTTCAGAAGCATGTTCTACTGTGCAAATGATTGCATTCTGAGAGTAGTTCCATCCAGTTGTTCTGAATCCTGCTAAGTCCCTAACACGTGATTTTCCTCCATCAGCCCCAACCTTCAAAACAAGTATCTATTTGATTAGACACCAATTGTTGTATATTGAAGAAAAACAACCAGATAGTTGCTAATCAGCTTCCATAATGTAAATTAAGAATAATTATGTTGCTATTTGTAGCATTGCAACATAGCACAAAAGCGAAGTTTAAATTACCACCAACTTGGCATATATGCTACTGCCATCACTGAGTTGCAGCTTTGCACCTTGAGCAGACAATGGATCTTTGGATGCTGTATTCTCCTCCACCACAGACATAGAGTTTGTATTCAAAGTCATTGAAGTTAATCTCAACGGATAGATTGTTTGCTTGAAATCAGAATCCTGTCAATAAGTTTGTCGTTCTCAATGTAATGTAAGTGGCATGCCTTAAAATAACAACTTATACTCATAGATAATGAAATAAGCTAAGTTCTTAATGGAAAACCACGGAAGcagccaaaacatatctaactTTAGTGACATAATGGTCCTGACTTTAAAACATATCAGTGAACCAGAAGAATTACATAGAACAAGACAACGATATGACAATATTGCTACTCATTAACATTTTACATTAATACTAGCAAGATTACTATTCAGAGAGTAGTTTATAAGGTAACAGTTAGCATACATGAAGACAGAATCTGTAGTGATCAAGTTTGCAGTACTAGTTAATGAAGTACATTTTTAACAAAGTAGAAAAATTCATTTATCACAGAATTGTTAGGAGGCAAGAGAACTAAAGATCTACTGAACGAGGATCCTACAAAACAGCTTCCAAATTCCAATTATGAATACATAAAGAAACTCCAGTTAGGAAGAACGGCCAAGAAACTAAATGCTCATCATAGAATTTTTAGTCATGTAGTTACATACTGCATATCACAGACAGACAATGTGAGTACCTTCATACATGATAATAAGGCACCATGAAGTACTTTATTCTCTGCTACGCACCTGAGTGATCAAGTTTGTGCAATTAGTAATGCGATAGCTATTTTGTAAAGAGCTTCACTTCATTATAACAGATGACCACACTTACCCTAGAAAGTCTTTATTTGCATCTCTTGCATCATATCTAACATATCCGAAACCTGTATAATCCCAGACCTGCAGAGAGAGATGAAAGAATTAACAAAATTGTCAATAACAGAATAAACAGTGTTTCAAAGGAAAAAGGCATCCTTGGGAATCGGGAAATAAGGAGAATCTACATCCCTGTGGCAAGAAGCACATAAAACGCAACCAGCCAACCACCACTAGTTAAACTAAGGAGCTTAAATTACAAAGatgaataaaatattacaaCCATCTACAGAAACCACCAAGTCTTCCAAAAAAAACAGCAACCACCAGTTCTGTTTTGATAAAGTAAGATCAAACTTGAGATATATTTTATTATGATAATATTAGTTATGGTAGGTATTATCATGTTATGAGATAGGCTAGGAAACCTATTGTTAAGAACTTGGGATAGATTAGGATActtatttatattattgttCTTCTTAGTCATGTGTAACACACATTAATCGTATTGTCAATCAGAAAATATTATTCCTTTCAATAATATTTCTTTCAACTTATgacataattaattattttcaccGGAAGCGCAGCCCATGCTATCTAGTAGCTAATCtctcattaaaatattttttcagtcAAGCAGCTTGGCTCCCTTGAGTTCTTTCTGGAATTAAGGTTCAGCACCTCAAGAATGGCTCCTTGTTCGCTAGTCAAAATACCTTCAGGACCTCTTGACTGGCTAAAGCTCCCAAGACCACTAGCAATAGAACTAACAACCCAAATATCTTTTAACATATCGAAAAATCATAATATTAATGTAGGATCagcttttgatttttttatgtttacacttagccaaacaaaacaaaattatgCAGCTTACTAAGGCGCCAAAGGTAACAAGGTGTCAGAAGGCCCAAAACGGAGGACATAGCAAAGAACCTGACAGAAGGGGTCACCTGCAGTATCAAGAAGCAAGAACCCCTCGTGCACCTTGCCATAGCATCTTTGGTGCAGCTTTGACATCAAGGGTAAAAGATGATTGAATTTTAAATGAGCTCTCTCACTTCCCTTTTTTGGAAAGAATTATTCATCTGGCATGTCTTGGAGATCTCATTCATGGATTAAAATGGTTAAAGAAATTGCAACTCTACATGACAACTAAATCCCAACAAACACTCACGCAAGGTATATACACAAGAAAGAAGTGTATGTGCATAGCATTTAGGTCAATTTCGCTAAATAAGCTCTTAACAACTTTGCAGTTTTCACTTTGAGAACTCAGTCGAGTCATATCCATCATTGAGCTATtcatgaaaaaatataaaaattttaattactataatgagtgggagagagagagaaaaaaaaatacctgcattttattaaaataagcaTGTCTATTTTGCTCAACATATTTCCAAGCACCGGCATCTGGAAATAGACCATGTATTAAGAGTCACAACAGAAATCATAAGTTTCATTCCCTATCATACAAGCACAACGCCCCAGCACCTTTGATGCTCCTCTTTAATACATGTTACCTAAGCAAGGAAGATTCAATTTTCTCACATGCACATGGTTTTGTACAAATAAGCCAAGAGAACTGCTGTGCACTTtaatgaggaagaagaatgccatTAGATCTCTAAGGAGTGAGGAATAATGATGTTTAGACTCCTGAGAACTTTCAAGATACACATCTATGATTTCAGGGTTAAAAGTTAAAGGTTGTGTTTCATGGCTAATATAATTAGACATTTGATTATCATTAAGCATGCATGATTTGTATTTGTACACAGTTTAGTTTTTCATATATATCAGTGGTTCCATTTGCATTCGTTGTCATTGAATGAATGGTATTAAGTAGATTTTTTCTTTTCGTCTTTTCCACAATAGTTTTGTTATGCTCTGTTCTATTCTATATAGCCATGCTTTCTGTGCCACAAATACTTTTATCCACTATTCACATCATCATTGTTCCTTTATGCTTTGAAGCCATTTTTCATGGTTCAGTATTACAGGTTTTggcaagaaagaagagaaaaattctTGAATTTGGGCTAGCCCTAACTCTACCCTGAAAGCTAGCTTATGAGGATCGTACCTAAGAATTTATAAGCTCTACTTTGGTCATATATGTAGTCAATGTGAGATCTCAACACAACCCTCACACCAAGGACTAGACATTTGGAGTATGGAGATTATAGTACTGATATTTTTACTTCAAATTCGCAAGGTCAGGTAGAAAATTAACCCATGGGACCAGGTTGATTTGGATAGCAGTGGGTGAACTTATGCTAGGCCTACCCACGCCAAAAGCTAACTCATGAGGTGAGGATTGCCCAAGGCTTAATAAGCTTTAGTTTTGGCAAAACATGTAGAAAGTTGGGGAGTCTGAACAACAATTTTATGTGACTCGTGGAATGCACGTGTATATGACAATGTCTCTTCTACCATGAACTTTACATGGGAAGGATAATATGTATTTCTTCTCTTTGGTGTAATATTCTTTGGTGTAATATTCTCGGCATAGTAGTACTTTCTCCTTTTCTCTCTTAACAAAAGTTTGGCTTGTATGATCAGGAAAAAAAGAAGCAAAAAGAGAATTTGAAATTGTAACCACAATGATAGTGAATATCAAACTTTATAAACTGCATACCTCGGAGAAATGATATAGTAGCAGGAGTTACTGTACTGACTCTTGGATCGGGGGGGTCTTCCTTCTTGATG
This is a stretch of genomic DNA from Lotus japonicus ecotype B-129 chromosome 1, LjGifu_v1.2. It encodes these proteins:
- the LOC130729418 gene encoding uncharacterized protein LOC130729418 isoform X1 gives rise to the protein MNRVLKKTVSNVCALKITRKSFCTEVVKVAGSTTGDPSNEHGKKQSISKSIPEYDIAIVGGGMVGMALACFLASMPLTKQLSVAIIDSNPALGSSLCIKKEDPPDPRVSTVTPATISFLRDAGAWKYVEQNRHAYFNKMQVWDYTGFGYVRYDARDANKDFLGCVAENKVLHGALLSCMKDSDFKQTIYPLRLTSMTLNTNSMSVVEENTASKDPLSAQGAKLQLSDGSSIYAKLVVGADGGKSRVRDLAGFRTTGWNYSQNAIICTVEHASENQCAWQRFLPTGPIALLPMGDKFSNIVWTMSPAESNNRKSITEEDFLKDVNSALDDGYGPRPTSSLLGTRDVLSWFRNDAALSANEFFEIPPKVVRLASERMVFPLSLRHANSYASKRVVLIGDAAHTVHPLAGQGVNLGFGDAFSLSRTIAEGIALGSDIGEVNLLRKYEAERKPANIMMMAVLDGFQKAYSIDFGPFNFLRAAAFQGANYISPLKRSIISYASGDHKLPIFM
- the LOC130729418 gene encoding uncharacterized protein LOC130729418 isoform X2, with the translated sequence MVGMALACFLASMPLTKQLSVAIIDSNPALGSSLCIKKEDPPDPRVSTVTPATISFLRDAGAWKYVEQNRHAYFNKMQVWDYTGFGYVRYDARDANKDFLGCVAENKVLHGALLSCMKDSDFKQTIYPLRLTSMTLNTNSMSVVEENTASKDPLSAQGAKLQLSDGSSIYAKLVVGADGGKSRVRDLAGFRTTGWNYSQNAIICTVEHASENQCAWQRFLPTGPIALLPMGDKFSNIVWTMSPAESNNRKSITEEDFLKDVNSALDDGYGPRPTSSLLGTRDVLSWFRNDAALSANEFFEIPPKVVRLASERMVFPLSLRHANSYASKRVVLIGDAAHTVHPLAGQGVNLGFGDAFSLSRTIAEGIALGSDIGEVNLLRKYEAERKPANIMMMAVLDGFQKAYSIDFGPFNFLRAAAFQGANYISPLKRSIISYASGDHKLPIFM